The following proteins are encoded in a genomic region of Labeo rohita strain BAU-BD-2019 chromosome 5, IGBB_LRoh.1.0, whole genome shotgun sequence:
- the chrm1b gene encoding muscarinic acetylcholine receptor M1, translating into MNHTCISQVANSTTTPLGGHPVWEVVLIVLVTGPLSLITILGNSLVLISIRVNSQLQTISNYYLLSLAVADLILGTVSMNLYTAYVIMGHWTLGHLACDLWLTLDYVASNASVMNLLVISFDRYFSVTRPLTYRTKRTRKTAAALIALAWVVSFVLWGPAILFWPHVVGRPSGAEAQTCSIPFLKVPPLTYGTAIAAFYLPVTIMIILYWRIYWEIENREKGLAGFVRSVKNTRDVLDGLDKQSVHRTSTKSNLSRSKERNSRKGQGKAKSKSVGCFNSTRGKPAAMLQKSAHESYKETCSNSSWNIEDEDESTLSSSTDEEHEQNIKARAPSCNPTAIELKDLQSRSEDTKGPTKPSQFKPPQKPDHSICHQLKVKHRINMIIKEKKAARTLSAILLAFILTWTPYNIMVLASISYCVPEKLWQLGYWLCYVNSTINPMCYALCNESFRVTFKALLLCRRGDKRKWDTNSWNRHASVRQIKSCSNV; encoded by the coding sequence ATGAACCACACTTGCATCTCACAAGTAGCTAACAGTACCACAACTCCTCTCGGAGGTCATCCGGTATGGGAGGTGGTTCTGATTGTGCTCGTGACTGGACCTCTTTCTCTTATTACCATCCTGGGCAACTCCTTGGTGCTCATCTCCATCCGAGTCAACAGTCAGCTACAGACCATCAGTAACTACTATCTCCTGAGTCTGGCGGTGGCAGACTTGATCTTGGGTACGGTGTCAATGAACCTGTATACTGCATACGTAATCATGGGCCACTGGACATTGGGACATCTGGCTTGTGATCTGTGGTTGACACTTGACTATGTTGCGAGCAACGCGTCAGTAATGAACCTGTTGGTCATAAGTTTCGACAGATACTTCTCAGTGACACGACCGCTGACTTATCGAACAAAGCGAACTCGGAAGACAGCAGCAGCGTTGATTGCTCTTGCATGGGTGGTTTCGTTTGTGCTATGGGGGCCCGCAATCCTGTTTTGGCCTCATGTGGTGGGACGCCCATCTGGGGCTGAAGCCCAGACCTGTTCTATCCCGTTCTTGAAGGTTCCTCCGCTTACATATGGTACTGCGATCGCAGCATTTTACCTACCCGTCACCATTATGATAATTTTGTACTGGCGAATTTATTGGGAAATTGAGAACAGAGAGAAAGGACTCGCAGGTTTTGTTAGGTCTGTAAAAAACACTAGAGATGTTCTGGATGGCTTGGACAAACAATCAGTGCACCGAACCAGTACCAAGAGCAACTTAAGTCGCTCAAAGGAAAGAAATTCCAGAAAAGGACAAGGCAAAGCCAAAAGCAAGTCAGTTGGGTGTTTCAATTCAACAAGAggcaaaccagcagccatgttGCAGAAGTCAGCTCATGAGAGTTACAAGGAGACTTGCAGCAACAGTAGCTGGAACATTGAGGATGAGGATGAAAGCACATTATCCTCTTCAACAGACGAGGAACATGAGCAGAACATCAAAGCAAGAGCACCTTCATGCAATCCAACTGCAATTGAGTTGAAGGATCTGCAAAGCAGATCAGAAGACACCAAGGGTCCCACCAAACCGTCCCAGTTTAAACCACCCCAAAAGCCAGACCACAGCATTTGCCACCAGCTCAAAGTAAAACATCGCATCAATATGATCATTAAAGAGAAAAAAGCGGCCCGGACGCTAAGCGCCATCTTGTTGGCTTTTATCCTCACCTGGACGCCATACAACATCATGGTTTTGGCTTCCATTTCATACTGTGTACCTGAAAAGCTCTGGCAGCTGGGATACTGGCTGTGTTACGTAAACAGCACCATCAACCCCATGTGTTACGCCCTCTGCAACGAATCCTTCCGGGTCACCTTCAAGGCACTGCTACTTTGTCGCCGAGGAGATAAACGAAAGTGGGACACAAATAGCTGGAATCGCCATGCCTCTGTGAGGCAGATTAAGTCTTGTAGTAACGTCTAa